A genomic stretch from Coffea arabica cultivar ET-39 chromosome 10c, Coffea Arabica ET-39 HiFi, whole genome shotgun sequence includes:
- the LOC140015900 gene encoding uncharacterized protein, translated as MDWLARYNVQLNCRTKIVELCILGEATLKLDVRGKLVSSALILGILVRKLLSKEVQGYLAFLINTPSDKVNLEDMPVVKDFPDVFPEELESLPPEREITFKIDVTPRVARISKTPHRMAPMELKELKLQLQDLLERGFIKESDSQWGGPVKAEHQKLSELLQPLEILEWKWENITMNFVSGLPRTQRDHDAIWVIVDRLIKSAHFLPINMKYPLEKLAKLYLDEIIRLHGIPYHLDPSHILQPESIDIDEVLTYEEKPVKLLDRKVKELRNKQIPLVKVLWKNYGLEEATWEVEKSIREMYPDLFINQGKFRG; from the exons atggattggctagcccgttataatgtCCAGTTGAACTGTCGAACAAAGATTGTAGAATTGTGCATTCTaggggaggcaaccctgaaactgGATGTAAGAGGTAAATTGGTTTCGTCTGCACTTATCTTAGGGATTCtggttagaaaattattaagtaaagaagttcaagggtatttggctttccTTATTAAcactcctagtgataaggtgaatttggaagACATGCCGGTAGTGAAAGACTTTCCAGATGTATTTCCTGAAGAGTTAGAGTCTTTACCCCCAGAACGGGAAAtaacttttaagattgatgtaacTCCCAGAGTAGCGCGTATCTCTAAGACACCACATCGGATGGCACCAAtggaattgaaggagttgaaattgcaactaCAGGACTTGTTGGAAAGGGGTTTTATAAAAGAAAGTGATTCTCAGTGGGGAGGCCCG gttaaggcTGAACATCAGAAACTATCGGAACTTTTACAACCTTTGGAGATACTagaatggaaatgggaaaatatcaccatgaattttgtatcaggATTACCAAGGACACAAAGAGACCATGATGCTATTTGGGTGATAGTTGATAGACTGATCAAATCGGCTCACTTTCTGCCGATTAACATGAAGTACCCATTGGAAAAGTTAGCTAAGCTATATCTAGATGAAATTATCAGGTTACATGGAATTCCC TATCATTTAGACCCCTCTCACATTTTGCAACCGGAAAGTATTGATATTGATGAAGtcttgacctatgaggagaaaccggtgAAGCTTCTGGATAGGAAAGTGAAGGAGTTGAGAAATAAACAGATACCCCTAGTAAAAGTTCTCTGGAAGAACTACGGTCTAGAAGAAGCGACTTGGGAAGTCGAAAAATCAATCCGAGAAATGTATCCAGACCTGTTCatcaatcaaggtaaatttcgaggatga